The Xylanivirga thermophila genome includes the window AATAATCTCTAATAAGGTATTTCTCTCTATATACTTCCTGCATGAACTCAAAAAAAAGCCTGTCTGTTTTCAAAATAGCATATAGGACTATCTGTTTGCTTGTTTCAAGATTTCCATTTACCAATTTATCAAGTAAGATTTCGTCCAATACCATTAATCTTTCCGAAATAGTTGAAGCAATTTCCTTAATTCTGTTCTCTGAATTTAATGAAAATATATTTTCATCTAACGCTTTTTGTCTTATGTCATCTGTAGATAACCCTTGTAAATAAAGGCTTGCGGCTTTTTTTAATTCTAAATAAAGATAAGATCTTGCCTTAATTGTTGACCTATATTCTAACATATTTTACCACATCACCTCTTTCTCGTGGCCATTTTTATATATTAACATTATACCACTATTCAGTCACAAATGCAGGGAAAAACCAAAATTAAATTGTAAAATAATTCTTTAATATTAAATTCTCCCCTTGTTGAAGTTGAATTCCTGCGATTAATAGGAGATTAGATTTTTTATCTAAATTTC containing:
- a CDS encoding DUF1819 family protein, which codes for MLEYRSTIKARSYLYLELKKAASLYLQGLSTDDIRQKALDENIFSLNSENRIKEIASTISERLMVLDEILLDKLVNGNLETSKQIVLYAILKTDRLFFEFMQEVYREKYLIRDYLITDKDFAIFFQRKAEQSQKVAEWKDYTFYKLKQVYKRILTEAGFVKKNKKDVEITRPLMEQELVDYLNGKGDGIYLQAMLGGI